Genomic segment of Microbacterium sp. BH-3-3-3:
GTGGCAAAGTGTTCGGGTCGGGCTCGCGCGCGACGATCGCCATCGCATTGTTCGTCAAGAATCCAAAGCGCAGAACACCAGCAGTTCTCCACTACTTCGACATCGGCGACTATCTCAGCCGTGAACAGAAGCTAGCGAAGGTCAAATCTCTCGGCTCGTTGACCGGGATTCCGTGGCAGCACCTGGAACCCTCACCCGAGGGAGATTGGCTCGCCCAGCGAAGCGATGAGTTCACGACCTACATACCCGTCGCAGCGAAGGATGCGAAGTCCCGAGAGCTCCGAATATTGCGGCTGCGCTCCACTGGTCTCGGTTCCGGGCGTGACGCCTGGGTGTACAACTTCTCGGGTGCTGGCATGGTCAGCAACGTTTCCAGGATGATCTCAAACTTCAACTCCGAGCTTGATCGTTGGGTGTCGGCCGGACGCCCCGCCGACATTGCTTCTTTCCTAAACCGCGATGCGATGTTTGTCAGTTGGACAAGCTCCCTTGAACCCGACATCAAGCGTGAACGAAGGTCAACGTTCGATGCCACCGCATCGCAGTACGTCGCGATGTACCGCCCGTTCTCCCTCCAGCATGTCTACTTCGACTCGCAGCTGATCCATCGCCGCGCACAGCTTGCAGAGGCGTTTCCGACTCCGACGACACCGAACCAGGGCTTCTACACAACCGGGCTCGGAGCCTTGAAACCTTTCTCGGCGCTGATGGTCAAGTTCGTGCCCGACCTCAACCTGTGGGGCTCGGAGGGTGGTCAGTTCTTCCCGCGCTACACATACCGCGCTGCTGAGAGCGATCCGTCGGCACTCTTCCCGGAGGATGGCACGCTCGGCGTTTTCGACGAGGTCGATGGCAAGCTCACGGCTCCCGCGCAGTCGGGGTTCGAGCGCATCGACAACATCACCGACGAGATTCTGACCGACTACCAGCAGAGCTATGGCAATGGCGTATCCAAGGACGACATCTTCTTCTACGTCTACGGGTTGCTGCACTCGCGCGAGTACCGTGCCGAGTTCGAGGCTGACCTCAAGAAGATGCTCCCGCGTATCCCGAAGGTGAAGACGTTCAAGGAGTTCGTGAAGGCGGGACGCGCGCTCTCCGAGCTTCACCTGAACTACGAGACCGTCGAGCCGTACCCGCTCATCGAGAACCTCACGCCCAACGCCTCTCTGCGTGTCACGAAGATGCGGTACGCGAAGGAAGGTCGCCAGGACAATAAGACGACCATCATCTACAACGAGGGCGTCACAGTCACCGGTATTCCCGAGGAGGCGCAGGAGTATCTGCTCGGCTCGCGGTCGGCGCTCGACTGGATCATCGAGCGGTATCAGGTCAAGACGGACAAGGCGTCCGGAATCGTTAACGATGCGAACGCGTGGGGGGACGAGCGTGGTGACCCGCGCTACATCCTCGACCTCATCAAGCGGATCACGACGGTGAGCGTGGAGACGGTCAGGATCGTGAACGGGCTGCCGTCGCTGGAGGTCGTCGGTGCTTGAGCAACTGACGATCACTGGGGGTGCGTGTTTCGGATCGACGCCGCTCGTCCTCAAGGCGCTCCAGCGGGTCAACTTCTTCTTCGGTCCTAATGGCTCCGGGAAGACCACGATCAGTCGTGCGCTCGATGGCTCCCACGAAGCGACTGCGGGCTTCGTCTGGCACGACTCTGCACCTCTGGCGATCAAGGTCTACAACCGTGACTTTGTGAGCATGGTGCTCCGCGAGTCGAGCCGCATTCCGGGTGTCTTCGTGATCGGCGACAAGAGCGCCGAAGCCGAGACCCGTCTCGAACAGATCGAGGGGGACACCGGCGAGCGGGCTCAAGCGGTCGATGCGCTCGGGCGCGCGAACAACAGCCTGACGCAAGCTCAGACGGCAGACTCCGACGCCAATGCTGCGTTTCTGCAAACGGCATGGGACGCGTACAAGGCGTTCACCGACGCGAACCCTTCGCTCAAACCCGCCTTCACGGGGGCAGGAGGGATCGGCAACTCTAAGCAGACGCTTGTCGATCGGCTCTTGGCGCTCCCCGCCAAAGATGAGCCGGTTCCGGTGCTCGCCGACCTCACCTCAAACGCAGAAGCGGTGTTCTCAGGTGACAGCACCGTCGTGGGGAAGCTCGCCGCGCTTCCGGTGTTTGCGTTGCAAGATCACGAGGGCTACAAGCTGCTGGGCACCCGTGTCGTCGGGAGCGGAACAGTCACCCTCAGCGAACTCGTCGAGCAGTTGGGCAGTAGTGACTGGGTCGCCACGGGGCGTTCGTTCCTTCACGAGAGCAACGGGGTCTGCCCCTTCTGCCAGCAGACCGCTCCGGCCAACTTGGTTGCCGATCTCGCGATCATGTTCGACGACCACTACACTGCGCAACGAGCCGACATCGATGCGTTCAAAACGGAATTCGACGCATGGCAGGCGCTGCTTGCCGCCGCGGCCGACGCGCCTTCCCTCGCATCCTCTGGGTTCATAGACAAGACAGCCTTCCAGACGGCTCGGCACAAGCTCGACAAGGTGATTGCGGCGAATGCCGCGCTACTCGCGAAGAAGATCGCTACTCCGTCCGAGGCGGTCGAGTTTGAGTCCGTCGAATCGGTGTTGAAGGCTGTCAACGACGTGATTGTCGTTGCAAACAACGGCATTGACGCTCATAACAAACTCGTGGGAAGTCCTCGAACGGAGCGCCCACTTCTTGTCGGCAGGTGCTGGCGCTATCTCGCCGAGGTCTCACTCGCAGGCACGGTCGCGACGTACGAGCGGAAGCAGGAGTCCCGCGACACCGGAATCAAGACTCTTCAAAGCAAAGTCACGGAGGCGACCGGCAAGATCGCGGCTCTTGACGATGAAGTTCGATTGCTCCAACGGTCGGTGGAGTCAACCCGCCCAGTGATCGAGCAGATCAACGGCATCTTGGAGCGGAGCGGATTCACGTCGTTCAAGATCGTGGAGTCCACTTCGCTTCCAAACGGCTACATGCTGTCGCGTGGAGACGGAGAGGTAAAAGAACGGTCGCTGAGTGAGGGTGAGCGAACGTTCATCGCATTCCTCTACTACTTCCACTTGCTCGACGGACGAACCGAAGGCGCGGACGATGAACCCCGGACTCTCGCGGTCATCGATGATCCAATCTCCAGCCTCGACAGCGATGTGCTCTTCGTTGTGGGCACACTCGTGAGGCAACTCATTGGGCGCGCGGCGTCCGGTTCGGACCGGATCGAGCAAGTGCTCGTCCTGACCCACAACGTGTACTTCCACAAGGAGATCGCTCACCTGAGACAGGGTGAGAGCAGTGGCGGGCGCACGTTCTTCCTAATCCGGAAGCGACCGTCGACCCCGAGCACTGTTGAGTCGAGCCGTAAGAACCCTGTGGAGACGGAGTACGGACGACTCTGGGCGGAGGTGCGGCGAGCTATTGATGGTGAACAGATGAACATCATCGGTCTAGAGAACATCCTGCGTCGGATTCTTGAAAGCTACTTCCGCGTCATGGGCGGCGGCATCTGGGACGACGAGATTACCCCCTTGCTCAACGCCGATGAGCGGCACATCTTCCAGGCGCTCTTCCGCTGGGTCAACGATGGATCGCACTCGGTGATCGAGGACGCTTACTACTCGCCGTCGCCCATAAGCCAAGACCTGTACTTGCAGGTCTTTGCGCGCGTTTTCGCTGTGACGAAACATGAGGCGCACTATCGGATGATGCTCTACGGGAAGAAGAGCCTGGACGAGGAGGACGTGGCCGCCCTGGCTTGAGTGAGGCGGTTTCTCTTTCGCGTATGCGTCAATCGATCGGGGCAAAAATCGAGAACGCTCCTTCATCTCGGCGTCATACGGACACCGTGCTCAGTTAGCCATTGACTATCTCGCAAATGTGTCCATAATCAATCGGGTAGTTGCGCTCGTGGGACGCGACCGTGTGGATCCCGAAGGGCGACACCGGCCCGTCGAAGATGGGTTGCGATCGTCTGCGCATTGAAGCCCAGCTTCTCGCCAACGTTCGCTAGCGACAGCCCGGACAGGTAGAGCCGGCTGGCCGTTGCAACTTGCGCTTGCGTGATGACATGAACCTTCGGGCGCGCACCTCCGTGCGATTTGGCGAGATCGTTCATGGTCTGCCCCGCAAGGTAGGCCTCGAGGATTGCAGTCTGAACGTCGCCTGGCAGTTCCTTGGGCGGTCGCGGAGCCGTCCGTTGGATTGGCAGACGATCTATACGCTCAGCCCGTGCCTTTTCAATCAGAGAACGAAGTTGACAGGCTGTCTCTTTTGTATTCGAGTAAGCACCCAGGACGCCCACCGAGAAGACGGCCGATCGAACATGAGAAATCATGTCCGATCGGCCGTTTTGTTTCTGTATGTGCCCTCGCCTGTAGAGGAGTTCGCTCGAATCGTGCGTCGGCTCGCTTCTTCGAGAGCTGCTGTTCGGCTG
This window contains:
- a CDS encoding AAA family ATPase — translated: MLEQLTITGGACFGSTPLVLKALQRVNFFFGPNGSGKTTISRALDGSHEATAGFVWHDSAPLAIKVYNRDFVSMVLRESSRIPGVFVIGDKSAEAETRLEQIEGDTGERAQAVDALGRANNSLTQAQTADSDANAAFLQTAWDAYKAFTDANPSLKPAFTGAGGIGNSKQTLVDRLLALPAKDEPVPVLADLTSNAEAVFSGDSTVVGKLAALPVFALQDHEGYKLLGTRVVGSGTVTLSELVEQLGSSDWVATGRSFLHESNGVCPFCQQTAPANLVADLAIMFDDHYTAQRADIDAFKTEFDAWQALLAAAADAPSLASSGFIDKTAFQTARHKLDKVIAANAALLAKKIATPSEAVEFESVESVLKAVNDVIVVANNGIDAHNKLVGSPRTERPLLVGRCWRYLAEVSLAGTVATYERKQESRDTGIKTLQSKVTEATGKIAALDDEVRLLQRSVESTRPVIEQINGILERSGFTSFKIVESTSLPNGYMLSRGDGEVKERSLSEGERTFIAFLYYFHLLDGRTEGADDEPRTLAVIDDPISSLDSDVLFVVGTLVRQLIGRAASGSDRIEQVLVLTHNVYFHKEIAHLRQGESSGGRTFFLIRKRPSTPSTVESSRKNPVETEYGRLWAEVRRAIDGEQMNIIGLENILRRILESYFRVMGGGIWDDEITPLLNADERHIFQALFRWVNDGSHSVIEDAYYSPSPISQDLYLQVFARVFAVTKHEAHYRMMLYGKKSLDEEDVAALA